Genomic window (Kosakonia sp. BYX6):
TATTCCGCAAGCCACGTCGCCCCTGGCCGCGTGGCTTTCTTATTTGGAAAACCTGCACAGTAAAACCATCGATCTGGGTCTTGAGCGCGTAAGCCAGGTTGCGGCGCGTCTTGATGTACTGCGTCCCGCGCCTTTTGTCTTTACTGTCGCCGGGACCAATGGCAAAGGCACAACCTGCCGCACACTTGAAGCTGTTCTTTTGGCGGCGGGTTATCGCGTTGGCGTTTACAGCTCTCCGCATCTGGTGCGTTACACCGAGCGCGTGCGCGTGCAGGGGGGCGAACTGGCGGAAAGTGCGCACACGCAATCTTTCGCCGAGATTGAAGCCGTGCGCGGTGAAATTTCTCTGAGCTATTTTGAATTCGGCACGCTGTCAGCGCTGTGGCTGTTTAAACAGGCGCAGCTGGACGTGGTGATCCTCGAAGTCGGGCTGGGTGGTCGTTTAGACGCAACCAATATGGTCGATGCCGATGTCGCCGTGGTGACCAGTATCGCCCTGGATCATACCGACTGGCTGGGGCCGGATCGCGAAAGCATCGGGCGCGAAAAAGCCGGTATCTTCCGCGCGGGCAAGCCTGCGGTGGTGGGCGAGCCGGATATGCCGCACACCATTGCCGATGTGGCGCAGGAAACAGGCGCGCAGCTGTTGCGCCGTGGCGTTGACTGGCGTTACGAAGTCGACGCAAATGGCTGGCACTTTAGCGATGCGCAGGGTGAACTGCGTGATTTGCCGTTGCCGCAGGTGCCGCAACCGAATGCCGCGACCGCGCTTGCCGCGCTTCGCGCCAGCAAACTGGATGTGAGCGAGCAGGCGATTCGCGACGGTATCGCTAACGCGATTTTACCGGGACGTTTTCAGATTGTGAGCGAGTCGCCGCGTTTGATCCTCGATGTCGCGCATAATCCGCATGCCGCGGGCTATCTTGCCGGGCGTCTGGCTGCGCTGCCGAAAACCGGGCGCGTGCTGGCGGTGGTCGGCATGCTGCATGATAAAGACATCAAAGGAACACTTGCCTGTCTGGAGCCGGTGGTCGATAGCTGGTATTGTGCCCCTCTGGAAGGGC
Coding sequences:
- the folC gene encoding bifunctional tetrahydrofolate synthase/dihydrofolate synthase; translation: METKRIPQATSPLAAWLSYLENLHSKTIDLGLERVSQVAARLDVLRPAPFVFTVAGTNGKGTTCRTLEAVLLAAGYRVGVYSSPHLVRYTERVRVQGGELAESAHTQSFAEIEAVRGEISLSYFEFGTLSALWLFKQAQLDVVILEVGLGGRLDATNMVDADVAVVTSIALDHTDWLGPDRESIGREKAGIFRAGKPAVVGEPDMPHTIADVAQETGAQLLRRGVDWRYEVDANGWHFSDAQGELRDLPLPQVPQPNAATALAALRASKLDVSEQAIRDGIANAILPGRFQIVSESPRLILDVAHNPHAAGYLAGRLAALPKTGRVLAVVGMLHDKDIKGTLACLEPVVDSWYCAPLEGPRGATAEQLLAHLKSGQSWPDVAQAWQAAMADANACDTVLVCGSFHTVAHVMEAMDAGRTGGK